Proteins found in one Fodinibius saliphilus genomic segment:
- a CDS encoding PQQ-dependent sugar dehydrogenase: MVNRIKSVTRWGLLLFMILGCSSTPPSENIIKKLTLPEDFSVEVYAEDLPDVRQLARGDDGTIYAGSRNAGKVYAIADRNNDFKADKVYVIAENLRLPSGIAYREGDLYIGAVSKILKLTNIDSHLQDPPEPKLITEQYPTDGHHGWKFIAFGPDGKLYVPVGAPCNICNPDKDIFATITRINTDGTNRKIIAKGVRNSVGFDWHPKTGELWFTDNGRDWMGDNRPPCELNHLTKKGQHFGYPYVHGNNIQDPKFGDTAKHIDTEFKAPAQELGPHVAPLGMIFYTGDMFPDSFKNQILIAEHGSWNRSKKIGYRITKVNLKNGEPTSYKPFINGWLQEQEAVWGRPVDLLQLSDGSVLISDDHSGTIYRVTYNS, encoded by the coding sequence ATGGTCAATAGAATTAAAAGCGTTACAAGATGGGGGCTTCTGCTATTTATGATATTAGGTTGTAGCTCTACACCCCCATCCGAGAATATTATTAAGAAGCTTACTCTACCCGAAGATTTTTCAGTTGAGGTATATGCAGAAGATCTACCTGATGTCCGCCAGTTAGCCCGAGGAGATGATGGTACTATCTATGCCGGTAGTCGTAATGCAGGAAAGGTTTATGCTATCGCCGATAGAAATAATGACTTTAAAGCAGACAAAGTTTACGTCATTGCCGAAAATTTACGGTTGCCCAGTGGTATTGCATACCGTGAAGGGGACCTCTATATCGGTGCGGTCAGCAAAATACTGAAGTTAACCAATATTGATTCCCACCTTCAAGATCCACCTGAACCCAAGCTTATAACAGAGCAATATCCTACTGATGGTCATCACGGCTGGAAATTCATTGCTTTTGGACCTGACGGAAAACTGTATGTTCCCGTTGGCGCACCCTGCAATATCTGCAATCCTGATAAAGATATTTTTGCAACCATTACTCGCATCAATACTGATGGCACTAACCGTAAAATTATCGCTAAAGGGGTCCGTAACTCAGTAGGCTTTGATTGGCATCCTAAAACTGGCGAGCTTTGGTTTACCGATAACGGCCGTGATTGGATGGGAGATAATCGTCCTCCCTGTGAACTCAATCACCTAACTAAAAAGGGGCAGCATTTTGGTTATCCATATGTGCACGGAAATAACATTCAAGACCCGAAATTTGGGGATACTGCCAAGCACATAGACACTGAATTTAAAGCTCCGGCCCAAGAGCTGGGACCCCATGTTGCCCCCCTTGGAATGATCTTTTATACCGGAGATATGTTTCCTGATTCTTTTAAGAACCAAATATTAATAGCAGAGCATGGAAGTTGGAATAGAAGTAAAAAAATCGGTTATCGTATAACAAAGGTAAATTTAAAAAACGGGGAACCCACTTCCTACAAGCCCTTTATCAACGGTTGGTTACAAGAACAAGAAGCAGTATGGGGGCGCCCGGTTGATCTGCTACAGCTATCTGATGGATCTGTTTTAATTTCCGATGATCACAGCGGCACTATTTATCGCGTCACTTATAATTCATAA
- a CDS encoding DoxX family protein, translated as MINKRKRNEFRDAGLLILRFGLGIMFIIHGYPKMFGGPEMWAEVGTAVQYLGIDFAPMFFGFMAGVTEFFGGIFLIAGLFFTPTAFFLLIVMLVATIQDLGAGDSFSSYSHSIEMAIVFLSLLLIDPGKYSLDKKLQEKRRRSRY; from the coding sequence ATGATCAATAAACGAAAAAGAAATGAATTTCGAGATGCTGGGCTGTTAATATTGCGTTTTGGGCTTGGCATCATGTTTATTATCCATGGCTATCCAAAAATGTTTGGCGGTCCCGAAATGTGGGCAGAGGTTGGCACTGCTGTCCAATATCTCGGGATTGATTTTGCCCCTATGTTTTTTGGATTCATGGCCGGAGTTACGGAATTTTTTGGAGGGATATTTTTAATAGCGGGGCTTTTTTTTACTCCCACTGCTTTTTTCTTACTAATTGTAATGCTCGTGGCAACAATTCAAGATTTGGGGGCAGGCGATTCTTTTTCCAGTTACTCGCATAGCATTGAAATGGCCATCGTTTTTCTGAGCCTGCTCCTAATTGATCCGGGAAAATATAGCCTGGACAAAAAGCTACAGGAAAAGCGTCGAAGGTCACGATATTAA
- a CDS encoding zinc-dependent alcohol dehydrogenase family protein produces MKAMVLRTVGEPLELQNLPKPEASEDQLLLQVKSCGICRTDLHIIDGDLSNPKLPLILGHQVVGIVKEVGSSTTGFSVGDKVGVPWLGYTCGSCEFCKKGQENLCNNALFTGYNIDGGFAEYAVADAHFCFPIPKQYPTLQAAPLLCAGLIGYRSLRKTANAQTIGFYGFGSAAHILTQVALHQQKNVYAFTKPGDTEGQNFARSLGATWAGGSDTMPPQKLDAAIIFAPVGPLVPKALNAIKKGGKVVCAGIHMSDIPGFTYSDLWEERSIESVANLTRQDGTDFMELAPKIPIKSKVTSYPLEDANKALNDLREGNFEGSAVLKINED; encoded by the coding sequence ATGAAAGCAATGGTTTTACGTACTGTTGGAGAACCACTTGAACTGCAGAACCTGCCCAAGCCCGAAGCTAGCGAAGACCAGCTTTTGCTTCAAGTTAAAAGCTGTGGAATCTGTCGTACCGATCTGCATATCATAGATGGTGACCTCAGCAACCCTAAGCTACCACTCATATTAGGACATCAAGTGGTAGGTATCGTTAAAGAAGTTGGCTCCAGTACCACTGGCTTTTCGGTAGGGGATAAAGTGGGAGTACCGTGGCTTGGATACACCTGCGGCAGTTGTGAATTCTGTAAAAAAGGTCAAGAAAACCTCTGTAACAATGCCCTATTTACCGGTTATAATATAGATGGCGGTTTTGCGGAGTACGCCGTTGCCGATGCCCATTTCTGTTTCCCTATTCCCAAACAATATCCAACCTTGCAAGCAGCTCCCCTGCTTTGTGCAGGGCTTATCGGTTACCGATCACTTCGTAAAACAGCCAATGCCCAGACTATTGGTTTTTATGGATTTGGTTCAGCAGCACACATCCTAACACAAGTTGCATTGCATCAACAAAAAAATGTATATGCCTTTACCAAGCCCGGTGATACAGAAGGACAAAACTTCGCCCGTTCTTTAGGCGCTACATGGGCGGGCGGATCTGACACCATGCCTCCCCAAAAGCTGGATGCCGCTATTATTTTCGCTCCTGTAGGCCCGCTGGTTCCCAAAGCCCTTAATGCAATTAAAAAAGGGGGCAAGGTGGTATGTGCTGGTATTCACATGAGCGATATTCCCGGTTTTACCTATAGTGACCTTTGGGAAGAACGCTCCATAGAGTCAGTAGCCAACCTTACTCGTCAAGATGGTACTGATTTCATGGAACTAGCACCCAAAATTCCTATTAAGTCAAAAGTTACCAGCTACCCCCTGGAAGATGCCAATAAGGCTTTAAATGACCTTCGCGAAGGGAATTTTGAAGGCTCGGCAGTATTAAAAATCAATGAAGACTGA
- a CDS encoding isocitrate/isopropylmalate dehydrogenase family protein, with protein sequence MHDIVLIPGDGIGPEITNSVTTIFDEAGADINWIEHIAGLTAQEELGNPLPDETIAAIEKHRIALKGPLTTPVGAGFRSVNVAMRKKFELYSNIRPAKTLPHIHSRFEDVNLVMFRENTEGLYIGKEQWVEQDSHAESIAVVTREASEKVIRAAFEYAKNKGRKKVTLVHKANILKFTCGLFMEVGEEIAQDYPDIEYEDLIVDNMAMQMVMRPEEFDVIVTTNLFGDILSDLASGLVGGLGLTGAANIGDDAAMFEAVHGSAPDIAGQNKANPIAFLLSGLMLLEHIDENKLADRIRQAVYYTLEDKSVCTQDIGGSGTTQSFTEAVCNNLK encoded by the coding sequence ATGCATGATATAGTTTTAATTCCCGGAGACGGAATTGGCCCTGAAATTACTAACTCAGTAACAACCATTTTTGATGAGGCCGGTGCCGACATCAACTGGATTGAACACATTGCCGGTCTTACCGCCCAAGAAGAGTTAGGTAACCCCTTGCCCGATGAAACCATTGCCGCGATCGAAAAACATCGTATCGCACTTAAAGGCCCCCTTACCACCCCAGTGGGTGCCGGGTTTCGTTCTGTGAATGTTGCTATGCGCAAAAAGTTTGAACTATACAGCAATATTCGTCCGGCTAAAACCTTACCTCATATTCACAGCCGGTTTGAAGATGTTAACTTGGTTATGTTTCGTGAAAACACTGAGGGACTTTACATCGGTAAAGAACAGTGGGTTGAACAAGACAGCCATGCCGAAAGCATTGCAGTTGTTACTCGTGAGGCCAGCGAAAAAGTAATACGTGCAGCATTTGAATACGCCAAAAATAAAGGGCGTAAAAAAGTTACGCTTGTTCACAAAGCAAACATCCTAAAATTCACCTGTGGCCTATTTATGGAAGTTGGTGAAGAAATTGCCCAAGATTATCCCGATATCGAGTATGAAGATCTGATTGTGGATAACATGGCAATGCAGATGGTTATGCGTCCCGAAGAGTTTGATGTGATTGTTACCACAAATCTCTTCGGTGATATTCTTTCCGACTTGGCTTCTGGTCTGGTTGGCGGGCTTGGGCTTACAGGCGCTGCTAATATCGGCGACGATGCCGCAATGTTTGAAGCCGTTCATGGCTCAGCACCTGACATCGCCGGTCAAAACAAAGCGAATCCTATTGCATTCTTGCTCTCAGGGTTAATGCTTCTAGAGCATATTGATGAAAACAAATTAGCTGATAGAATTAGACAGGCTGTTTACTATACTCTGGAAGATAAATCTGTCTGCACGCAAGACATTGGCGGCAGTGGAACTACCCAGAGCTTTACTGAGGCTGTTTGTAACAATCTCAAATAA
- a CDS encoding metallophosphoesterase: MLLGLLSDSHDHVLHIKQAVTIFKDESVDLVLHAGDFCSPFTIPPFEGLPLKGVFGNNDGDHYLLLEKFKEIGAEHMGTFGEFELSGERIALYHGTDHPITTALEVCSNYDIVVSGHTHKKKAKIVNDTLAINPGTVHGFGGEATVALVDTETMKVDFKELTG, from the coding sequence ATGTTACTAGGATTATTATCAGATTCACATGACCATGTGCTACATATTAAGCAGGCGGTAACTATTTTCAAGGATGAAAGTGTTGACTTAGTACTGCATGCGGGAGATTTTTGCAGTCCTTTTACTATACCGCCTTTTGAGGGCTTACCGCTGAAAGGCGTTTTTGGTAATAATGATGGGGACCATTATTTGTTGTTAGAAAAGTTCAAGGAGATTGGTGCTGAACACATGGGGACCTTCGGGGAGTTTGAGTTATCAGGAGAACGTATAGCTCTTTATCATGGAACTGATCACCCAATTACTACTGCTCTTGAAGTGTGTAGCAATTATGATATTGTGGTTTCAGGGCATACCCATAAGAAAAAAGCTAAAATTGTTAACGATACCCTCGCCATAAATCCGGGTACTGTGCACGGTTTTGGAGGGGAGGCAACCGTAGCGTTGGTTGATACCGAAACAATGAAAGTGGACTTTAAAGAATTAACAGGGTAG
- a CDS encoding tetratricopeptide repeat protein has product MNRFIILIVLFMSAIGSVQAQVPELINDPEFHPDAKAAVDSIYNFNFDGAHAHLASWRDKYPEHPIWMLLEGMEYWWKVLSDLEDTSHDERFVNIMKKVDYQAGRFLHKYPSHADGLIVRTISNGYLARHNANRSNWVTSMRYGRKAMSAHQYLKEKQPNLADLKLAEGLKLYYTAYLPEAYPIVKTISWALPSGNKEKGLQLIGEASEEAIFARGEATYFLGNINYNYEKRYNIAVRKFEELYNKYPNNNYYARILVKSYYKQHRYNKAFMAIEEILNRWKRNKLSHLKVMQEELLTWKGRILEKKNKPERAVEAYKKAFAISSNLPNFSKRSFYTVSGYLAGKLLFSQNKVIEAKSYLKKVGDAEVDNKYRDQSEELLKKIRD; this is encoded by the coding sequence ATGAACCGATTTATTATTCTTATTGTACTTTTTATGAGTGCAATAGGGTCTGTTCAAGCCCAGGTACCAGAACTTATAAATGACCCGGAATTTCATCCCGATGCTAAAGCAGCTGTAGATTCAATATATAACTTTAACTTTGACGGGGCGCATGCCCATCTTGCCTCATGGAGGGACAAATACCCTGAGCACCCGATTTGGATGCTATTGGAAGGGATGGAATACTGGTGGAAGGTGCTTTCTGACTTGGAGGATACTTCCCATGATGAGCGGTTTGTCAATATCATGAAAAAGGTGGACTACCAAGCCGGAAGATTCCTTCACAAATACCCTTCACATGCCGATGGTCTGATAGTTCGGACTATTAGTAACGGCTATCTGGCTCGGCATAATGCCAATCGCAGTAATTGGGTGACCAGTATGCGATATGGTCGCAAAGCAATGAGTGCTCATCAATATCTTAAGGAAAAACAGCCCAACCTTGCAGACTTGAAGTTGGCAGAAGGGCTTAAGCTATACTACACCGCTTATCTGCCAGAGGCTTATCCCATTGTTAAGACCATATCTTGGGCTTTGCCATCCGGTAATAAAGAAAAAGGACTGCAATTGATTGGAGAAGCTTCTGAAGAAGCTATATTTGCACGGGGAGAGGCGACCTATTTTTTGGGAAATATTAATTACAATTATGAGAAAAGGTATAACATTGCTGTTCGGAAATTTGAAGAGCTCTATAACAAATATCCCAATAATAACTACTACGCCCGAATATTGGTTAAGAGTTACTATAAGCAGCATCGCTATAATAAGGCCTTTATGGCGATAGAAGAGATTTTGAATCGTTGGAAAAGAAATAAACTTTCACATCTTAAAGTGATGCAGGAAGAGCTGTTGACATGGAAAGGACGAATTCTGGAAAAGAAAAATAAACCGGAGCGGGCAGTCGAAGCGTACAAAAAGGCTTTTGCTATAAGTTCGAACTTACCCAACTTTTCGAAGCGATCCTTTTATACTGTTTCAGGTTATCTTGCCGGCAAGTTACTTTTCAGCCAAAATAAAGTAATTGAAGCTAAAAGCTATTTGAAAAAAGTAGGTGATGCCGAGGTAGATAATAAGTATAGAGACCAATCTGAAGAATTATTAAAAAAAATAAGGGACTAA
- a CDS encoding alpha/beta hydrolase family protein, with protein sequence MKSSAITKESGSVSSNEGLPIYYDSYLPSKSVEEPLPVVIFLHGFKGFKDWGAFPEACAKISEAGFAVVAMNFSLNGVGENMKEFDQLDLFSRETLSQDLEDVRSMISAIQNEQVFPAGISVDTGNIGLLGHSRGGHTAVAAAAEYAEVAAVVTWSAVSDYNARWSDEMISDWSNKGVTEILNGRTGQVMPVKDVVYKDAKENADRLMAVKRARELTVPALFIHSKDDEAVSYDNAEQLYRNCTSDHKDLKLIENSGHTFNTAHPFDADDFPEAFKQALHYAIEWFQKYLQ encoded by the coding sequence ATGAAATCATCAGCGATCACTAAAGAATCAGGTTCTGTTTCATCCAATGAAGGGCTCCCCATCTATTATGATTCTTACCTACCGTCAAAAAGTGTGGAGGAACCTTTGCCCGTTGTTATTTTTCTGCATGGGTTTAAAGGGTTTAAAGATTGGGGAGCATTTCCCGAAGCATGTGCTAAAATAAGTGAAGCCGGTTTTGCAGTGGTAGCAATGAACTTTTCGCTGAACGGTGTAGGGGAGAACATGAAGGAATTTGATCAATTAGATCTTTTTTCTCGTGAAACTCTGAGCCAAGACCTCGAAGATGTACGATCAATGATATCTGCTATTCAAAATGAGCAGGTTTTTCCTGCTGGAATTAGTGTTGATACCGGTAATATTGGATTGCTGGGGCATTCTCGCGGTGGACATACAGCTGTTGCAGCAGCTGCTGAATATGCTGAAGTCGCAGCAGTTGTTACATGGTCGGCAGTATCCGATTACAATGCACGTTGGAGTGATGAAATGATATCAGACTGGAGCAATAAGGGTGTTACGGAAATTCTGAATGGTAGAACCGGCCAGGTTATGCCGGTCAAAGATGTGGTTTATAAAGATGCTAAAGAGAACGCCGATCGGTTAATGGCAGTAAAACGGGCTCGTGAGCTAACAGTACCAGCGCTCTTTATTCACTCAAAAGATGATGAGGCCGTTTCTTATGATAATGCCGAACAGCTCTATAGAAATTGCACGTCTGATCACAAAGATCTCAAGCTTATAGAAAATTCGGGACATACCTTTAATACCGCTCATCCATTTGATGCGGATGATTTTCCTGAGGCATTTAAGCAAGCATTACACTATGCTATTGAGTGGTTCCAAAAGTACCTGCAATAA
- a CDS encoding pseudouridine synthase, which yields MSRRKKNRPSNNKNEPLHQAEQNYDKDELIRLNKYIAHCGFTSRRKADDYIAAGKVEVNGEVVTQMGVKVRRTDKVVVEGQTLSLEKFVYILLNKPKDTITTTDDPRGRDTVMDKIEDATGKRVYPVGRLDRHTMGLLLLTNDGDLANRLMHPSYQVRKTYEVETLPGLKDDELQKLLDGIELEDGPAEAHKLSRTPDGFVMSIFEGRNRLVRRMVEYFGAEVTKLKRVEYAGLTLKDVKMSRWRYLRKKEINALRKMVKLDPLNFD from the coding sequence ATGAGTCGAAGGAAGAAGAATAGGCCATCGAATAACAAGAATGAGCCGTTACACCAAGCTGAACAAAATTATGATAAAGATGAATTAATTCGCTTAAATAAATATATCGCACATTGCGGTTTTACATCACGGCGTAAGGCAGATGACTATATTGCTGCGGGTAAGGTGGAGGTAAACGGGGAGGTTGTTACCCAGATGGGTGTTAAAGTGCGAAGAACGGATAAGGTGGTTGTTGAAGGACAAACACTGAGTCTCGAGAAGTTTGTTTATATCTTGCTCAACAAGCCGAAGGATACGATTACAACTACTGATGATCCGCGTGGACGTGATACAGTTATGGATAAGATTGAAGATGCTACCGGCAAGCGCGTATATCCTGTGGGGCGGCTGGATCGCCACACTATGGGGCTTTTGCTGTTAACGAATGACGGGGATCTGGCCAACCGGCTGATGCACCCTAGTTACCAGGTACGTAAAACGTATGAGGTTGAAACACTCCCAGGCTTAAAGGACGATGAACTTCAAAAACTACTGGATGGTATTGAATTGGAAGATGGCCCGGCCGAAGCTCATAAGCTGAGTCGAACGCCAGATGGTTTTGTAATGTCTATTTTTGAAGGCCGAAATCGCTTGGTACGCCGGATGGTAGAGTATTTTGGTGCTGAAGTCACGAAATTGAAGCGAGTTGAATATGCCGGACTTACCCTTAAGGATGTGAAGATGAGCCGTTGGCGCTACCTGAGAAAGAAAGAGATTAATGCACTCCGAAAGATGGTAAAGCTCGATCCACTCAACTTTGACTAG
- the scpB gene encoding SMC-Scp complex subunit ScpB, with product MEDYQFVDGTRLSSVIESLIFASPEPISEEKICEIIAKGEENLGLETDAVEPFIDKLNQRYEENGLAFRIDYVGGGYTFATKKRYEPWLSIFQHEKAYRKLSQSAIETLAIVAYKQPVTKPEVDDIRGVDSGYILRQLLEKVLVEVSGRLDAPGKPLLYRTTKHFLKHFGINSIDELPKPREIEEILKDDDMAEHRQFLFDRQLELKELQDKVEDEDTAETAMSLIEAVDNIDEDEVEIPNLEEYTAEELLLDENDENEEESEDEINDTEEQVDHESKEEE from the coding sequence ATGGAAGATTATCAATTTGTTGACGGTACCCGCCTATCATCAGTGATTGAATCGCTTATTTTTGCCAGCCCAGAACCAATTTCGGAGGAGAAAATTTGCGAAATTATTGCGAAAGGTGAAGAAAATTTGGGACTTGAAACAGATGCTGTCGAACCATTTATAGATAAGTTAAATCAGCGCTACGAAGAAAATGGATTGGCTTTTAGGATTGATTATGTAGGCGGGGGATATACTTTTGCCACTAAAAAACGATATGAACCGTGGTTGAGCATTTTTCAGCATGAAAAAGCATATCGTAAGCTTTCACAATCGGCTATTGAAACTCTGGCTATTGTGGCTTATAAACAACCGGTAACAAAGCCAGAAGTTGATGATATTCGTGGCGTTGATTCTGGATATATTTTGCGACAGTTACTGGAAAAAGTGCTGGTAGAAGTATCTGGTAGGCTTGATGCTCCCGGAAAACCGTTGCTTTATCGAACAACAAAACATTTTTTAAAACATTTTGGCATCAATAGTATTGATGAGTTACCAAAGCCGCGAGAAATTGAAGAAATTCTTAAGGATGATGATATGGCGGAACACCGTCAGTTCCTTTTTGATCGTCAACTCGAACTTAAGGAGCTCCAGGATAAGGTGGAAGATGAGGATACCGCTGAAACGGCTATGTCTCTTATTGAAGCTGTGGATAATATCGACGAAGATGAGGTCGAAATTCCTAATTTAGAGGAGTATACTGCGGAAGAGCTTTTGCTGGATGAGAACGATGAGAATGAAGAAGAATCAGAAGATGAAATTAATGATACTGAAGAACAGGTAGATCATGAGTCGAAGGAAGAAGAATAG
- a CDS encoding succinylglutamate desuccinylase/aspartoacylase domain-containing protein, whose protein sequence is MNNSIAEEVKTEDINERIIGSVEGDPDGPTVVILAGMHGNESAGVEAVKNIIRTLDGIVPPIDGCLLGLRANISALQHNVRYIDEDMNRIWFPSIVNEVQETPEAELESSERVEMKRLLAALDGIDDKTNGPVIMADIHTFSADGWMFTITNSDPKQRKLLSNLHVPMVFGIEESLLGTALGYYQKQGYISFGLEGGQHTHQLTEYNTTASLMLLLQAVGCIEEQYVDQIEKYEKHMRSHTKYLPVETELVYQHIIENGDEFRMRSGYKNFQPIKKGERLATDKDGKIVARCDGYILMPLYQSQGNDGFFIIKEHES, encoded by the coding sequence ATGAACAATAGTATCGCAGAAGAAGTAAAAACTGAAGATATTAATGAACGAATCATTGGTTCTGTTGAAGGTGATCCCGATGGTCCTACTGTGGTCATCTTAGCCGGTATGCACGGCAACGAATCAGCCGGGGTAGAGGCCGTGAAGAATATAATTCGAACTCTTGATGGCATAGTCCCCCCCATTGATGGATGTTTGCTGGGGCTGCGAGCTAATATTAGTGCCTTGCAGCATAATGTGCGTTATATCGATGAAGATATGAATCGCATCTGGTTTCCATCCATTGTTAATGAAGTCCAAGAAACGCCTGAAGCGGAGCTGGAATCCAGTGAACGGGTGGAGATGAAGCGATTATTGGCTGCACTTGATGGTATTGATGATAAGACTAACGGACCGGTAATAATGGCTGATATACATACCTTTTCGGCCGACGGTTGGATGTTTACGATTACCAATTCTGATCCCAAGCAGCGTAAGTTGTTATCCAATCTTCACGTGCCTATGGTTTTTGGAATCGAAGAATCTTTACTAGGTACTGCGCTGGGATATTATCAGAAACAAGGCTATATCTCTTTTGGGTTAGAAGGCGGTCAGCATACCCACCAATTAACCGAGTATAATACCACAGCTTCGCTTATGTTATTATTGCAGGCCGTAGGTTGTATAGAAGAACAATATGTGGATCAGATTGAAAAATATGAAAAGCATATGCGTTCACACACTAAATATCTACCGGTAGAGACCGAATTAGTTTATCAGCATATTATTGAAAATGGTGACGAGTTTCGGATGCGGTCTGGCTATAAAAATTTTCAGCCGATTAAGAAAGGTGAACGGCTTGCCACTGATAAAGATGGAAAAATTGTCGCACGGTGTGATGGATATATCCTGATGCCCTTGTATCAGAGTCAGGGTAACGATGGATTCTTTATTATCAAAGAGCACGAGAGTTAA
- a CDS encoding CBS domain-containing protein, with translation MGESRVKLADSQEEVQRFMKYVLKDLRALDRMLEEGSWFETDPIRIGAEQELCLVDQQAKAWPRSMEIMEKLSADDAGDFTTEFAKFNLEINLKPLKFKGGCLSRMEENLQKKVDQAREVTEALGGEILLTGILPTIRKMDVDLKNMTPLQRYRALSEAIMSLRSEDFDLRIQGMDELLMKFDSPLLEACNTAFQVHLQVAPEEFVTKYNIAQLITAPVLASTVGSPILFGKRLWNETRIALFQQSVDTRTVGDHLRESSPRVTFGNEWVEESILEIFQEDTARYRVMLSSEVTEDVGQMLDEGTPPALKALQVHNGTVYRWNRPCYGVIDGKAHLRIENRVFPSGPTVTDEIANSAFWLGLMNKMEDYYPDVSGKMDFDDARMNFVAASKLGLDTKFRWFDDKRINAVDLITEELLPIAREGLEKADIDDDDITGYLETIEKRVESGQTPSYWMLNNYALLMKENQSKEQSLAAMTTAMIKNQKKGEPVHKWGRARMEDLEHWQPSNLIVEEFMTTDLFTVQKDDILEFTANLMDWRRIRYVPVEDDKKQLVGLVTMRMIFNAYSKSVNHDEEVVESVEDIMIANPITIHPEASIMEAMDIMETQKIGCLPVVKNNRLVGIITEQNYMAITGRLLKVLHSNNNSDEQ, from the coding sequence ATGGGCGAATCACGAGTAAAGTTAGCCGACAGTCAGGAAGAAGTACAGCGTTTTATGAAATATGTGCTCAAAGATTTGCGAGCACTGGATCGGATGCTGGAGGAAGGTAGTTGGTTTGAGACAGATCCAATCAGAATTGGGGCCGAACAGGAACTTTGCCTTGTAGATCAACAGGCAAAGGCATGGCCTCGTTCTATGGAGATTATGGAAAAGCTAAGTGCTGATGATGCAGGTGACTTTACCACTGAATTTGCAAAGTTTAATTTAGAGATCAACCTTAAGCCTCTGAAGTTTAAAGGGGGGTGCTTGTCCCGTATGGAGGAAAACCTGCAAAAGAAGGTGGATCAGGCACGGGAGGTTACTGAAGCACTGGGGGGAGAAATTTTGCTCACCGGTATTTTGCCGACTATTCGCAAGATGGATGTCGACTTGAAAAATATGACTCCCCTTCAACGATATCGGGCACTTTCGGAGGCTATAATGTCGTTGCGGAGTGAGGATTTTGACCTTCGAATACAGGGTATGGATGAGCTGTTAATGAAGTTTGATTCGCCCTTGTTAGAGGCCTGCAATACCGCTTTCCAGGTTCATCTGCAGGTAGCTCCAGAGGAGTTCGTCACAAAGTATAATATAGCTCAACTTATTACAGCTCCGGTACTGGCAAGTACCGTGGGCTCCCCAATTCTTTTTGGCAAACGGCTTTGGAATGAAACGCGTATTGCACTGTTTCAACAGTCTGTAGATACAAGAACCGTAGGAGATCACCTCAGAGAGAGTAGTCCAAGGGTTACATTCGGCAATGAATGGGTTGAGGAGAGTATCCTCGAAATATTTCAGGAAGATACTGCGCGTTACCGGGTCATGCTCAGTTCTGAGGTTACAGAAGATGTGGGACAGATGCTTGATGAAGGAACTCCTCCTGCTCTTAAAGCTCTACAGGTCCATAATGGGACTGTTTATCGTTGGAATCGTCCTTGTTATGGTGTGATTGATGGTAAGGCCCACTTACGTATTGAGAATAGGGTATTTCCCTCGGGACCTACGGTAACCGATGAAATTGCAAATTCAGCCTTTTGGCTGGGGTTGATGAACAAAATGGAAGATTATTATCCAGATGTTTCTGGGAAGATGGATTTCGATGATGCTCGAATGAATTTTGTAGCAGCTTCCAAGCTTGGGCTTGATACCAAGTTTCGCTGGTTCGATGATAAACGTATCAATGCTGTTGATCTCATTACCGAAGAGTTATTGCCTATTGCTCGTGAAGGTTTGGAAAAAGCGGATATTGATGATGACGACATTACTGGCTATCTTGAAACCATTGAGAAACGCGTGGAATCAGGCCAGACGCCCTCGTATTGGATGCTGAATAACTACGCTTTACTCATGAAAGAAAACCAGTCGAAAGAACAGAGTTTGGCCGCTATGACAACGGCCATGATCAAAAATCAAAAGAAGGGAGAGCCGGTTCATAAATGGGGACGGGCACGAATGGAGGATCTGGAACACTGGCAACCTTCAAATTTGATTGTTGAAGAGTTTATGACCACGGATCTGTTTACCGTTCAGAAGGATGATATCCTGGAATTTACAGCAAACTTGATGGATTGGCGGCGTATACGATATGTTCCGGTTGAGGATGATAAAAAACAGCTTGTGGGCCTCGTTACCATGCGGATGATATTCAACGCTTACAGTAAATCGGTAAATCATGATGAAGAGGTTGTTGAATCGGTAGAGGATATTATGATTGCTAATCCTATTACCATTCATCCCGAAGCTTCTATAATGGAAGCCATGGATATTATGGAAACCCAAAAGATTGGTTGTCTCCCCGTGGTGAAAAATAATCGACTAGTTGGCATTATTACAGAACAGAACTATATGGCAATTACAGGGCGGTTGCTTAAAGTACTACATTCGAACAACAATTCTGATGAACAATAG